The genomic segment ACCCACTACTCCTCTGAGAAGTGCTCGGGGCCCACCTCAAATGAAAGTTCAGATCTTGGAGGGATGCTTTTTCCTGACCCCATTCCATCCTCTGgcccttgtttcccttgcctcttCACTCCCTGTTTGAATGCTTTCGTGTATTTTATGCATCCTTTGTGAGCTGCCTTTAATCTTTCCTGAAACAAGAGAATAAGTAGACCACCCAACAATAACAGCCAAGCTCGTAAGCTGAGGAATACTCATACTGACTCTGTATACTGAGATTTAGTGAGCAAGACAACACCACCCTGCTCCTTGTGACTACAGATTCAGATGTTTCCTCCCAGCGCCTCCCACGGATCTGGCCAGTCACCACCTTTCATAAAAGAAGGCTCACCTGGCCATGCTTACTGGCTTGAAATCAACCAGGCCTGGCAAGAAGAAGGCTGGGTTATCCATGCAGGAGTCCTTCTGGCCTGATGGTAGGAAAGAAGGAGGGCACGACGACTGGGGTTACTCTAGTGTGGCCCAAGGCTGTGTGCATCAGAATCCTCCAGAatccttgttagaaatgcaggtcCTGGGCCCAGTTAAGATATGTTGGATCTGACTTTGAAGGCGAGAGCCCATAGACCTACACTTTTAACAAGTTCTCCCAAAGAAATCTTCTGGGTGGTAAAGTTTGAAAATGACTGAACTAaattgtgagctccttgaggtcaGTGTCCTGCTCTCCTTGGGTGCCTCCTTCTACATCTAACATTGCTGGAATCTACTTTCTGCTCAGTGAATTCTTAGAGCAGAGAGCTACAGAGTTGAGAGGAAACTTGGGGTCACCTAGTCCAGTGCTTCTCAAAAAACCTGCCTGGAAATCTTACTAAGATGCACGTTAAGACACAGGAGGTGTGGAGTGCAACCTGAGATTCTGCACGTCTAACAAATCCCAGGTGAAACTGATGTTACTGATGCAAGGACCACACTTTAAGTAGCAAACGACTGTTCCAGGAGTCTGCTTTTTTCTGAAAAAGAGGCAGAGagtgaatattttaagctttgtggGTCCTATGATCTCTGCGAACTATTTAACTTACTGTTGTAGTGTGAAAGTGGCCATGGGcattatataaatacaaatgtctgtgttccaataaaacttgacttacaaaaacaggcagtggctGGACTGACCTGCCCGTGTAGTTTGCTGTCCCCTGGACTAGGCGATCTATGTGAGTTGTTGAATGGAGTGATACACAGTTATTCTGAGAGACGATTCTTTCCCCCCTCTTGCCACATTCATACAGCTGGATCCTAATTAAtgagagtaaaagaaaaattccCTGTGCAAACCCTTTGTTTGACAGCACCCGCCTCGCTGATCTATCTTCCATGCTACTCCACTGCCATCTGCTTTCCTCCCAGTGAAGCTGACCCACTGGCCTGGTCCTCATGCTCACAGAGAGCCCCACCAGAATGCAAATGATGAGCACCCTTTTTTCTCTGCAGCCACCTAGGACAGAAGGATGGGGGAGGTAGTGTCACCAGGAGGATTCTAGGGTGCAAACCTATTGTTTGGGGAGATTTCCAGAATATATAGGGTCAGGGCGAGGGGCAGGAATGGTGTTAACTGGATGTTGGGGCTTTTGTGTCCTCAGGAAAAAGAACAGACAGAGATCTCTAGCTGAGTGTCAGTGGAAAACACAGACCTTCAGTTCCTCCATCCCCTGAATGGCACTATCTTCTGTCCCCTCCCTAGAGGCCACCGCAGACCTAAGAGGACAGACTCATGGTCAGTGGCACACCTGGGAAGCGGAAGCCTATGGTTTACTAGGGCAGGTTGCTCTGATAGAAGGGAATAAAGGGAAACCATCACTGAAAGAGTCCATGATAGATACTCTGTAGGGTTGAAAAACTCAAGGCTAGTCAGGCAACATGAGGATGTCAAGTGGGCCAAGTGTAAGGTGTTAAGGCATGGTGGAGACCAGGGCAAACCTGACAGAGTCTCTGTCTAACAGTGCTAAAATTCAATTTCTAAAAAGCACTATTCAGGCCAAACAAAATATACACACAGCAACTTGGCTTACCTGTCAACTCCTGCAATGCAGTAGATGTTCTAGACCTTTCATCAGCTGGTTAAAGGAGACCTGTCAAGAGGGAGAGAGCATGAAGTAGTAACGATAATGAAGCAACAATTCCCTTGGATTTTTAGCACTGAGAGGGTAGAGGCTGTGTAATGATTCTGTTGGGCCAGTGCCTAAGCCAGTACTGCTTGGAATCTGGCACTTAAAGATGCTACTTGGAGATGAGTGATTGGGGTACATGGGATGTAGAGACATTGGCAACAAACTGGTGGACTCAGATGGAGTCAGAAGAAATGGGACTCCATGGTGAGATCTAGCCTTTTGGAGAAgcaaggcagagcgggaggggccCACCTAGGAGCAAAGCCATGCTGAGCTGTGCGGTGCTGACAGTCAACCTGAGGAGGAAGGAGGGCGGGATCAGAGTGCTCCCTCCACTCAGCACCGCCAGCCCGGCCCCAGGCTCCTGACAAAGGAAAGAGGCCTAGATGGCCAAGGCCCACTCAGGTTGGGGGAGTCTGCTTTCCTTTGTTAGGAACAGAGGAGGAACTGGGGAGACTCCTGAACCCTCCTCTTaccacaaaagcaaaaagaacagtGTGGTATAGCCGAAAGAACACTGGATTTGAAAAAGAAACTGCAGTCTGACTTCCAACTCTGGCCTAGCTGCATATTCAAACTCTTATTTGTTCCAGAAAGGACTGAAAGCAGCTTTgtcatcaatcaatcaatcaataggtaagtaagtaagcaaataaataaataaaagccactTTACCCAGCAATTATTAGCTGGGTTTTTGACAAGCTACTACGATTTCCCTAAGTTTTTGTTTTCACATCAGAAAACATGGAGACAGAAACACCAAACTTCACAGGATTTTGTGAAGATTATGGGTATGAAAGTGTGCTGTTAATTATAATGTATTATGCAGACAATGGTTATTATAATGACTTGAATAAGATGACAATAAGGATAcaagagggagaaaggagaactGAGATCTATAAAAGTGAGAAGTGGAGTCCTAGAAAAGAGAAAAGTAGAGGAAACACAATTTGAGGCAGGGAACAGATGGAGAGAGAGTACCCTCAGTACTCTCCTAGCCCCTTGTACCACAGTGGTCAGATCTGatgtgctatagagtcactgtaGGGAACTGGCAGGAATGAGAAGCCAAGAAAAGGGACAGTGGATTGGGGGTGAGGGATGAGATGGAGGAGCTCTCAGGGTTTCAAAAATTAGAGAACATGGTCTGAGATGGtgaaggttggggtgggggtggggttggcATCTTTATCTGCAGTGTCCAGGGACTGGGACACCTGGTGTGTGGGCATGGTTTGCCCCACCTCCTAGAAGATCTCAGTATCACATTGCCCTAGCAATCGAACGGTTTGCTCAGCATCTTTGTCCAGGTCCTTGGTCAGTGGTTTTGACTTCTCTGTGATTGGCAGGGCTGCCTGCTGCCCAGACAACTAGAGGGAAGGGAGGACAAGGATACAGGCAGGAAGCCAAAGCTTCACCATGCCTGCTAAACTGGAGGTGGGAGTGGCAACAGGCACAGTGCtggactcacacacacacacgcacacacacacatacccctgCACCAGGGATTTAGCTTGCCCTTGGTACTCTGGGTCTATCAGGAAGCAagatgggaaggagggagagagccaAAACCCAGAGAACAGGGAAGTCCAGATGAGAAATGATTCTAGAAATCAGTGCAGAAAGTCAACATGGAGGAGTCTTATCTCTCACTTGCTGGGGTCTCAGTCATGTGTTGAAACTGTTTTGTGCCCAGCATAGTCCCACGCTGTGGACACACTGTTGTGCCTGACTTTTCAGGCACACAAACCCTTTTGTCACACTGACTCTGCTTCCCACTGGAAGGGCCTTTTCTGAGCCACGTGATGATTAACCCAAGTCCCCTGACCTCTTTGAGCACTACCCCCTCTGAGTACCTCTTCTGCACTCTTTCCTTGCCCTCAGCCCTCTGGTCACCTCAGGGGAACCCCTGGGTCCCCCCTTTACATGCACCCAGATCCCCCAGACTCTGATTTGCCCCTCAAAAGGAAGACCTGAGTTTCATTCCTCTTGCCCTTCAGACACAATGCCCTCTTTTCTGGAGGGTCTGGAGCCTGGAAGTGGAGGACAATACCAGGCACAGTCCTAGTGCAGCAAGAATCCCTGGGCAAGGGTGCTCTGGGACCAGGATGTATCCGGAAGCTGGAGATCTGGATCCTCGGGGCCAGCAGAGGTCACAGGACCTGGGCCATGCCTTGATCTCCTGCTCAGCACGCACAGTTCTCCCTGTCCCACTAGCCCCATTTCACTGTCTCATCTCAGGAGAAAGGTAACAGAAGCTTCTACATCCCCAGGGGTGTATATACTGAACTGGATATTACAAGGGAATGtgccacagaaatagaaatactgCAGTGAGAATTAGAAGCCAAAGCACCTGCCCTAAATACACCCGTTAGCCAATATTTATTTCCACAGAACAATGCACTTTTCACTTTTCAATGTATAGAACCTCACCAGATACATTAACACTAAGATGATATTGACCCCCTCGTGtttcagatgatgaaactgaggctcagagaagttaagtcggTTGCCGAAGATCACACAGCTGACAGAACTGGGACTCATCCGAGTTCTCAGTCCAGTTCTCACGCTCAGCCAAAGCATGAAATAACTTCAGGATTTacaaatttattgaatgaatgaagttaCTAACCAACTGGTGCAAATGTATAATCTCTCATTCACAGAGTGTTATAAGATTTATAAAGGTCGTTCCCCAACAttgtctcatttgatcctcacagcagccctgtgaggtTTGGACGCTCTGATTTAAGGTGGGAACTCGGAGACTTCGATAACCAGGTAAATCGCAGAGCTATGACGAGAAACACAGGTCGTTGCTCTTTAAACTCCACTTTATAAACCCGGCACTCGAATCTCTATCTGTGGCTCTCAATTGCCAGACACAtaggagatgctcaataaatgtttgtttaataaGTGTAAGAATGAATGAGAGCGTGAAGGGGATCAATATCAGATTATGAATGGGGAAAAGACTTAAAAGCTGACGCAGTCTACAAGTAGGAGATTGTTAAAACAATTATTATCTCGATCCCCTCCCCAGCACCGGAGGTGAACTCCTACCCCCACTCGACTTGGCTAATTCCATCCGGGGAGGGAGGGGGCCCCCAGGGTCACGAGACCCTCGCACCAGCGCCTCTCCCGACGCCCCCGCGGGCTCACGGGATCCTGCCGGGATCTGAAAGGATCCCGAGGCCGCCAATGGGAAGGTCGGAGGAGGAGCCGGGAGAGAACGGGGTCGACCGGGCtgggggggagggagagagcGGATGACGGTGGCGAGAAccccggcggggcggggcgggtcAGCACGTCCCGGCAGGGCTGCGGCGGAGCGAGCGGGGCCAGCTCTGCAGAAGGCGGCGGCTGCTCGCCCGGACGGTCACATCCCGCTGCAGGGGCCGGCGGAGGCCGCTGCACTACCGCCCGCACCGAGGACCGCGGCCGGCGGCCGGGCCGCGCGGCACCGCCCCCCGCTCGCGGACGGACCACTCGGCGGGTCCGAGCTCTGGGGGTCCCGCAGCCCCGCGGCCAGCGCCCGCTGCGCCTCCGCCCTCCGCCCGCAGCTCGGGCCCGCGCTGCCCGCCTCGCCGGGCCCGCGCCGGAATGGGGTAGGGGCAGCACCGCGGAGTCGGGCGATGGGCCGCCCTCTGGGCACCGAGCAGCCTCCCTAGGCCTGACCGACCGCAGGGACCGGCGGAGGTgggtgtgggcagggcagggccgcGCGCTGGGGGCGCCCGGGAGATGCGGAGGCGGGGAAGGCGTGGGGAAAGGGGGGCTCTGGGGCTGCTTTGCGCTGTggggagcccaggattgctgcTGCCCATTCGAGCGTTCTGGACAGCCCTTGACCCCCCGCAACTCCGGCCACCTCCAGTAGCGCCGCCTGGATGTCAATCGGATGCCCCAGCGCTTCCCAGCGGACTCAGCAGGGACCATGGCTTCGCTGGTGCCCCTCTCCCCATATTTAAGCCCCACGGTCCTCCTGCTGGTCAGTTGTGACCTAGGATTTGTGCGAGCAGGTGAGTAAAGAGGAAAGGCGTGGGGGTTAACCAGAGCTAGTCTGTGGGTGGAACCTGCTATCCTGCTAACACACTGGCACCCACAGACCGGCCTCCGTCTCCTGTGAATGTGACAGTCACTCACCTTAGAGCCAACTCCGCCACTGTGTCCTGGGACGTCCCAGAAGGCAACATCGTCATTGGATACTCCATTTCCCAGCAAGTATGAATCACGCTTCTGCTCCCCCAACTTCTGCCCTTGGCTCTCTGAACATTCCTTTGGTTAACTCCCTCCCCCGACATAAGCTCCCCGCCAGCGGTGGGAGGATCTGGGACCTGGTGTTCCTGTCCCAGGCAGCCCCTTTCACCCCACTCCCTTGGAGTGCTCGGATGTTCAGGAGCCCTGGTTTGAGCCTTGTGCCCTGGGACTGGGTTGAGGTTGTCTTGTCTCCCATCATCTCCCTGCAGCGACAGAATGGCCCTGGGCAGCGTGTGATCCGGGAGGTGAACACCACCACTCGGGCCTGTGCCCTCTGGGGCCTGGCTGAAGACAGTGACTACACGGTGCAGGTCAGGAGCATTGGCCTTCGGGGAGAGAGCCCACCTGGACCCCGGGTGCACTTCCGAACTCTCAAGGGTTCTGACCGGCTACCCTCCAACAGCTCAAGCCCAGGTGAGGGTCTCAGCTAGTCCCCACTCctggaatgctttgcattctctGGCCTTTTACCTGCCTTTAGCCTCTTGTTTGCTTCCCAAAGCAAGCATCAGGCTAGCTTAGATGAGTTAATTCATTGCACtgccaggaaaggaaagaaaacggGTTGGCAGAGGACTGGGTATAGACCAGCTGGTAATGGATCATTTGGGGGAAGGACTTCCGAACTTCCTTTTACCCAACCTCAGTTCACAGCAGCTGCAGCCTGCCTGAGTACCTGACCTGCAGCCCTTCTGCTCTTTGGTCTCTAACCATCTGTCCACCAATAGCTTCTCAGAGAGAGGCTACCAAGGGCAACCCGGGGATGGGTCTATCCTGACTCGGATCCCCAACATCTCCATCCTTCACTGTCTGCATAAATGTAGAGCGCTCTAGCCGCTCCTCCTGGAGTCTGTCCTTCCTCCTCAGGTGACATCACAGTGGAGGGTCTGGATGGAGAGCGACCATTGCAGACAGGGGAAGTGGTCATCATTGTGGTGGTGTTGCTCATGTGGGCCGGTGAGTAAGCAGCTGGATGGGGAACTAGGGACTTGAGGGAGCGGGGCTCAGTGGAAGTGGCAAAAGTTGTTGGGAGAAGAGGGGGTGAGATAAATGGAGTTGGAGATGCTCAGTTGAGGAGGATGAGTAGAAGTttgaagagagggaaagaggaggcccagagaggaagaTTAGGAGGGTGGTGCTTGCGCCTGGGTGCCAGTAATTCGAGGATTTTCTTCTCGTATTTTCTAGAAATTGTGGGTATCTCACTGCCCTTCGAGGCTGCAAGTGGGAGGTTGAGACCAAGGCTCAGATGGTAATGTTGTGTTTCAGCTGTAATTGGGCTCTTCTGCCGTCAGTACGACATCATCAAGGACAACGACTCCAACAATAATCCAAAGGAGAAGGGCAAGGGCCCAGAACAGAGTCCACGGGCAAGGCTGGCGGGAGCCAGACAGGTGAGGAACCAGTGAGGGAGGGGAGAGTGATGTGCCCCTAGGAGCAGccaaggagaggagagggccAAAGGGGGCAGGAAAAGAGGGAGAGTGAAATTTGGGGTGGCAGAGACTGCCTGAAATTAGAGACTCAAGCCATTTTCTTTCACAGAAAAAGTCACCATCCATCAACACCATTGACGTATGAGTGAAGAAACAAAACCAGAAGACAGATACACTAACAACCTGGGGATGgagatggggatggggatggggtcAGGGAGAGCTTAACATGGTTATCTGCCCAAGACTGAAGGATCCCACAGACACCCAGAAGGTAATGACACTCCCACAATCTCAGGCATGGTACCCATCCTCTTTCCACTGTGAGCAGGGCCAAAGGTAGGTCTGTCAGGGTGTGTTTCCCTGGACCTGGGGAGTGGATATCAGATGGGATGTTTCCTTCCATCCCCCAGGTCCAGGGGAGAGTCATCTGTTCAACCCTAGCCCATTAAGTCCCAATTGGGGCCCTGTTTCAACCTGCATCAGGACTCTTGGCATCCCCAGCTGCCCTCACATCTTGCCTCTGGGTCTCAAAGAGGGATGTTTCTTTGGGTACGGCCCCATCCCCCAGCAAATAAAAGGAATGGTCTGCGCCTGGAGGCAGATGCTGCACTGCACTACTCCAATGTCTTCCATGGAGCCTCAGGTGCCCCCCCCCCCCTCACCTCGCAGCCCCTCCAGCTGCTGGTGATCTCACCCCTTGGACATTTTTCCAATAAAGGTTCTTGGACAAACTGGAGCTGACTGTATGGTATACTGTATAGTATGCTGAAGACATTTCTCTCTAACTACAGGGCCCCTCACACCACCACCAACTTGACAAGAGCAGACTCTTGTTTTAAAGTGCTTGCTTTAATTTTCCAGCCTGGAATGGGTGGAGAGGAGTCAGAAAAGGTTATAGAAAACTAGAGTgagaagagggaaaaggaaaagaagaggatATGAACTCTTTTTCTTCCTGTACCAGTGGACATTAAGGTCATGTCACATG from the Manis pentadactyla isolate mManPen7 chromosome 2, mManPen7.hap1, whole genome shotgun sequence genome contains:
- the FNDC4 gene encoding fibronectin type III domain-containing protein 4 produces the protein MPQRFPADSAGTMASLVPLSPYLSPTVLLLVSCDLGFVRADRPPSPVNVTVTHLRANSATVSWDVPEGNIVIGYSISQQRQNGPGQRVIREVNTTTRACALWGLAEDSDYTVQVRSIGLRGESPPGPRVHFRTLKGSDRLPSNSSSPGDITVEGLDGERPLQTGEVVIIVVVLLMWAAVIGLFCRQYDIIKDNDSNNNPKEKGKGPEQSPRARLAGARQKKSPSINTIDV